GCCCTTTCCAGGTGGGCCCCACCATCCTGGTGCCGTCCACCGAATGGCACGCCAAGCAGCCGAATTGCTGCGCGTATTGCCGGCCTGCCTCTACGGCGGTCAACGTGGGGACGGCAGCTTCGCCCGCTTCGGCCATCGCCGGTACCTGAGCGAGGGCCGCCTGCTTTGTCACCCACTCCTGAAAGGCAGCCTCATCCACGACCCTAACCGGTGCCTCCATGTACGCGTGTCCGGTCCCGCACATCTCGGCGCAGCGCACCTTATACGTTCCTTTTTCTGTCGGTCGGATCCGGATCAGATTCTCAATGCCAGGAATGGCATCCATCTTCAAGCGAAACTCCGGCACATAGAATGAGTGAATGACATCTGTGGCATGCAGGCGGAAGAGCACCGATCGGTTCACCGGCAACACCAGCTCCGGCGAGGTGATCCCGTACTCCGGATACTCGAACGTCCACGCCCACTGGAAGCCTGTGACCTTCACTTCGAGTTCCTTTTCGGGGTTGGGAGGAGCGGTGATGTCGAAGAGGATGCGAGCGCTGTAGATGCTGAGGCCGACGACGATGAACAGCGGGATGACCGTCCATGCGATTTCCAGCGAGGTGGAGCCCTCCATTGGAGGTCCTTCCTCAGGCTCACCTGGCCGGCGTCGGAAGGAGAGCAGGCTGTACAGGAAAAAAGAGATCACTAGGGAAAAAACCACGGAGGCGAGGATCAGAACTACCCGGAGTAAGACGTCAATCGCCTCGCCCTGACTGCTGGCCAGTACAGGGGTCAGGCGCACTTGCTCGAAGAACTGGATCAATGCCACCGAGAAGATAAGGGTGAGCAAGATCGGAACCGCCAGTTTTTTCATGGGCTTCCTCCGTCAGGGAGCGTCGGCAACTTCATTAAGTGATATTTTACACAAAAATCCGTAAAATGCAAAGCTCAACCCCTGGTGATCACAGCATTGCTATGTACATTATCGTACCAACCAGCCCGGGTAATAGATCCACCAAATCCCGATGGAGGAAAGGGAGGAGGGGGCTTCGAACCTGGAACCGCGCTCACTTACCCCGCAGGCGTTTCGTGCTATCCCTGAGCTTAGATCGGCGTGAGCAGGCAGTAGAGTCGTCTGTCTGCGTCTCTTTCATTATCATCCTGTGGTGAGGTGGCTGATGAGACTGGAAAACCCCTTCCGACGCGTCGAGCGGCTGAAGCGCGTCCCCGAACGCCCCGAATGGGGCCAAGGCGAGCGCGTGCCGCCCGGCCAATTCGTGACCGAGCAGTTCCCGGTCCTTCACTATGGCCCCGTGCCCGAAATCGATCTCGCCACCTGGGACTTCCGCGTCTTCGGGTTGGTGGAAAAACCGATTCGGCTGACATGGGAGGAGTTCCGCAGCCTGCCGGAGACCACCATTACCGGCGTGGACATCCATTGTGTGACGCGCTGGAGCAAGCTAAATACCACCTGGAGCGGCGTCTTGTGGCGGGATTTTGTCCGGGAGACCGGCCTTCGCTGGAAGCCGGAGGCGAAATACGTGATGGAGCACGCTGAGAATGGCTTTACCACCAACGTGGCGCTGCAGGTGATCGAGGAAGACCCCTATGCTATGTTCGCCTGGGGCTACGATGGCAAGCCCCTCGAGCCTAAGCATGGAGGGCCGCTGCGGTTTCTCTTGCCGTCTAGATATTTTTGGAAGAGCGCTAAGTGGATTCGCGGGATCGAATTCATGGCTCACAATCGTCCAGGCTTCTGGGAGCAAGCCGGCTACCACATGGATGGAGATCCTTGGCGTGAGGAGCGGTTTTCGGAGTAATACTCACGCTGCACCGCGCTCGCCGAACTCGCTTGGGCCCTCTTCGATTGTAATACCGGATTCGATCGGCGCGGCGGTGCAGCTTTAGCTTACACATGATTTTCGCAGTGGCAATCTGCCGTCTTCGCGCTCAGCATCAGCCGCCGCGCGATATTGCCCTCCCGCTCGTCTAGAACAGCCTTCGTCCTCCCCGATGCTTCACATTAGCTTTTCAGGACGATGGCTGATGGCATG
The window above is part of the Anaerolineae bacterium genome. Proteins encoded here:
- a CDS encoding sulfite oxidase-like oxidoreductase; amino-acid sequence: MRLENPFRRVERLKRVPERPEWGQGERVPPGQFVTEQFPVLHYGPVPEIDLATWDFRVFGLVEKPIRLTWEEFRSLPETTITGVDIHCVTRWSKLNTTWSGVLWRDFVRETGLRWKPEAKYVMEHAENGFTTNVALQVIEEDPYAMFAWGYDGKPLEPKHGGPLRFLLPSRYFWKSAKWIRGIEFMAHNRPGFWEQAGYHMDGDPWREERFSE
- the coxB gene encoding cytochrome c oxidase subunit II — its product is MKKLAVPILLTLIFSVALIQFFEQVRLTPVLASSQGEAIDVLLRVVLILASVVFSLVISFFLYSLLSFRRRPGEPEEGPPMEGSTSLEIAWTVIPLFIVVGLSIYSARILFDITAPPNPEKELEVKVTGFQWAWTFEYPEYGITSPELVLPVNRSVLFRLHATDVIHSFYVPEFRLKMDAIPGIENLIRIRPTEKGTYKVRCAEMCGTGHAYMEAPVRVVDEAAFQEWVTKQAALAQVPAMAEAGEAAVPTLTAVEAGRQYAQQFGCLACHSVDGTRMVGPTWKGLFGHQVILEDGTTVTADETYLRNSIVDPAAQLVRGYPNVMPTTYKDQLTQEQIQAIIEYIKSLR